The genomic stretch CACCGCAAATGCCTTGGCTGAAAAATAATAATTGTCCATCTCGACGCCGATGCGCTGCGCGCCCAGCTCTTGCAAAATGCCCGCAAGATCCTGCATCGGATGGCGTTCTGTAGACTGTACAAAGTGATCCTCATAGCCGCGCACATGATCGTCATCCATCCAGACCGTGCGCCGCGCCCCGGCAGTATCCTGACGCCGCCCCCACCAGACAGGATCCCCCTCTGCGCGCAGAATGACCCCCTGATGCACATAGAACGACCAGCCGTCATACCCTGTCAGCCAGGCCTGATTGCTGGGGTCCGTAATAAACAAAGTGTCGATACCAGCATCATCCATAGCGCCACGCACAAGCGCGATGCGGCGATCATATTCGGCAATGGTAAACGGAAGGTTTTTAACAATCATGCGCGTGCTCCATTTTAAGAAACTTGCGTTGTGACGCCTCAGGACGCAACACCAAACAACTTTGACCGATTCCTGATGTCGGTGACGGCACAAGCGATGCCGTTTCAGGCAGGCCATTGTCCTTATATTTGGAATTTAACGAGAAAAACGCCCTATTGTGGGCACAACCAACTGTTTTTCAGTAATCTGGTTGCAATACTCGACTGTGGTCGTTTTACTCGTAAGCAACAAGGCGGGTTCACCGTCGTCATAAAAACCAGGGAGCCTGATTTGGCTAACACATCGACCGATGCTGCGTTCGTTGAATTCGAACGCGTGCAAAAAAGTTATGACGGCGTAAATCTCGTCGTCAAAGACTTGAACCTTTCCATGCCACGCGGCGAGTTTTTGACAATGCTCGGCCCATCCGGTTCGGGCAAGACGACTTGCCTGATGATGCTGGCAGGATTTGAGACAGCAACACATGGTGACATCCGTCTTGGCGGAACGTCGATCAACAACATCCCGCCGCACAAACGTGGCATCGGCATGGTTTTCCAGAACTATGCGCTGTTCCCGCACATGACCGTTGCAGAGAACCTGGCCTTCCCGCTGGAAGTGCGCAAGATCGGCAAGTCGGAGCGCGAGGAGAAAATCCACCGCGCCCTTGGCATGGTGCAGATGAACGATTTCGCCGGTCGGCGTCCCACGCAATTGTCGGGTGGTCAACAACAGCGGATCGCTCTGGCGCGTGCGCTGGTGTTCGAACCCGAACTGGTTCTGATGGACGAACCGCTGGGTGCGCTGGACAAACAGCTGCGCGAAACCCTGCAGTTCGAAATTACCAAGCTGGCGCATGATCTGGGCATTACCGTGGTCTATGTGACCCACGACCAGACCGAAGCCCTGACCATGTCCGACCGCGTTGCCGTGTTCGAAAAC from Pseudosulfitobacter sp. DSM 107133 encodes the following:
- a CDS encoding ABC transporter ATP-binding protein → MANTSTDAAFVEFERVQKSYDGVNLVVKDLNLSMPRGEFLTMLGPSGSGKTTCLMMLAGFETATHGDIRLGGTSINNIPPHKRGIGMVFQNYALFPHMTVAENLAFPLEVRKIGKSEREEKIHRALGMVQMNDFAGRRPTQLSGGQQQRIALARALVFEPELVLMDEPLGALDKQLRETLQFEITKLAHDLGITVVYVTHDQTEALTMSDRVAVFENGRIQQLAPPDQLYEKPENSFVAQFIGENNTLMGEVKEISNGTAVVQLDGGDLIDAVPVNVSKVGERTRVSIRPERVEMKKERLMPGARTLKAEVLEFIYMGDIFRTRLRVAGTDEFVIKTRNAPDQERLTPGTQIEIGWLPEDCRALDA